Proteins encoded by one window of Streptomyces sp. LX-29:
- a CDS encoding MFS transporter yields MAKWRTLVAVSLATFMLLLDVTVVNVALPQIQRDLDADFDALRWVIDGYALALAATTLTFGSLGDRIGHRRTFRWGLIVFSLSSLAAGLATTPLALNLCRGVQGIGGSALLAPSLALLGAAYRERDRVVALGVWGAINGGSLAIGPLVGGALVESLDWRAIFWINIPVGALAWLMVLRGTPESRRDRVPGRLDLPGLLALSGGLTALVLALFEGNARGWTSPLILGLFVTAAALLALFTTVERRAADPLLDLGLFRTPSITGASLAVLALATSVFAMLTFFVLYLQNVLGHDALETGLRLMPITTGAFLAAGPGLALAQRLPIRAVLSGALGCAAAGLLLMSASVGPGDDWTAMLAGGVLIGLGVGAFNPVVARVALGTVTPARAGMASGLSSTCRVLGVALGVALLGTVFDSRVRDRFQELVPSAAPGTADAVTSAGLHEVASRAPVGTREQVAAAAEQAFVSGLDHILLLAAALAAAGAVASALLVRGSDFLAESEATPATLSS; encoded by the coding sequence GTGGCCAAGTGGCGAACGCTGGTCGCGGTGTCCCTCGCGACCTTCATGCTCCTGTTGGACGTCACGGTGGTGAACGTGGCGCTCCCACAGATCCAGCGGGACCTGGACGCCGACTTCGACGCCCTGCGATGGGTGATCGACGGCTATGCGCTGGCCCTCGCCGCCACCACGCTGACCTTCGGCTCCCTCGGCGACCGGATCGGCCACCGGCGCACCTTCCGCTGGGGCCTGATCGTCTTCTCGCTCTCCTCGCTGGCCGCCGGGCTGGCCACCACCCCGCTCGCCCTCAACCTGTGCCGGGGCGTCCAGGGCATCGGCGGCTCCGCGCTGCTCGCCCCCTCGCTCGCCCTGCTCGGCGCCGCCTACCGGGAGCGCGACCGGGTGGTGGCGCTCGGCGTCTGGGGCGCCATCAACGGCGGCTCCCTGGCGATCGGCCCGCTGGTCGGCGGCGCCTTGGTCGAATCCCTCGACTGGCGCGCCATCTTCTGGATCAACATCCCTGTCGGTGCCCTGGCCTGGCTGATGGTGCTGCGCGGCACCCCGGAGAGCCGCCGTGACCGGGTGCCCGGCCGCCTCGACCTGCCCGGACTGCTGGCCCTGTCCGGCGGGTTGACGGCGCTGGTCCTCGCCCTCTTCGAAGGCAACGCACGCGGATGGACGAGCCCGCTCATCCTGGGGCTCTTCGTCACCGCCGCGGCACTGCTCGCCCTGTTCACCACGGTCGAGCGGCGCGCCGCGGACCCGCTGCTGGACCTCGGCCTGTTCCGCACGCCCAGCATCACCGGGGCCTCGCTGGCCGTGCTGGCACTGGCCACCTCGGTCTTCGCGATGCTCACCTTCTTCGTCCTCTACCTCCAGAACGTCCTGGGACACGACGCGCTGGAGACCGGGCTGCGGCTCATGCCCATCACCACCGGCGCCTTCCTGGCCGCCGGACCCGGCCTGGCGCTGGCCCAGCGGCTGCCGATACGGGCCGTCCTCAGCGGCGCCCTGGGATGCGCGGCCGCCGGGCTGCTGCTGATGTCCGCCAGTGTGGGGCCGGGCGACGACTGGACCGCGATGCTGGCCGGCGGGGTGCTCATCGGGCTGGGCGTCGGCGCGTTCAACCCGGTCGTCGCCCGGGTGGCGCTGGGCACCGTGACCCCGGCACGCGCCGGGATGGCCTCCGGGCTGAGCAGCACCTGCCGGGTGCTCGGGGTGGCGCTCGGCGTCGCGCTGCTCGGCACCGTCTTCGACAGCCGGGTCCGCGACCGGTTCCAGGAGCTGGTCCCCTCCGCCGCACCGGGGACCGCGGACGCGGTCACCTCGGCCGGGCTTCACGAGGTCGCCTCGCGGGCGCCGGTCGGGACGCGCGAGCAGGTCGCGGCCGCCGCCGAGCAGGCGTTCGTCTCCGGACTCGACCACATCCTGCTGCTCGCCGCCGCCCTCGCCGCCGCCGGGGCGGTCGCCTCGGCCCTGCTCGTCAGGGGGAGCGATTTCCTCGCCGAGAGCGAAGCCACGCCCGCTACCCTGAGTTCATGA
- a CDS encoding MarR family winged helix-turn-helix transcriptional regulator: protein MNAPSPLEDLSVAPGLPPGAVPEALGECIGYLLGRSHALIRSRAELAFAEKGLSVKEYGVLCILHAEESSSQQALAERLGVDRTTMSSTVDGLVRRSLVRRTRNPRDRRAYRVWMTAEGYRTAEEIEERAAAIDKEFTDRLSEDEARRLKELLGKLIASWG, encoded by the coding sequence ATGAACGCGCCTTCGCCTCTCGAAGACCTCTCAGTGGCGCCGGGCCTGCCACCGGGAGCGGTGCCGGAAGCGTTGGGCGAGTGCATCGGCTACCTCCTGGGACGCTCCCACGCCCTGATCCGCTCGCGCGCCGAACTCGCCTTCGCCGAAAAGGGATTGAGCGTCAAGGAGTACGGGGTGCTGTGCATCCTGCACGCCGAGGAGTCCTCCTCCCAGCAGGCGCTGGCGGAGCGCCTGGGAGTGGATCGCACGACCATGAGCTCCACGGTCGACGGCCTCGTGCGGCGTTCCCTGGTGCGCCGCACCCGCAACCCGCGCGACCGGCGCGCCTACCGGGTGTGGATGACCGCCGAGGGATACCGCACCGCCGAGGAGATCGAGGAGCGGGCGGCCGCCATCGACAAGGAGTTCACCGACCGGCTCTCGGAGGACGAGGCGCGCCGACTCAAGGAGCTGCTCGGGAAGTTGATCGCGTCCTGGGGATGA
- a CDS encoding UbiA family prenyltransferase: MRDSLTIRRPEFMVAAFPIVMIPTLLMAADFGAVVSWRFVGAFVLAYLLFQFGDIINCLADRDLDAKYKVRLSGAVHRLGVANVRWQMRLTWLAAVVLGTLLAVWTRHWDLIPLVVLELLWAAQYSVRPLHLKARGLWQVLTLCVIIFTLPMLIVTRVYAAAPPWELLTLIAGYSVLQEGVILVNTAEDIPEDAEAGLRTSALTLGLANAVAVGAAMVTVGGVACTLSLLALGDPSWGLLGLGVAAGWVLWELAAIWIAVRGKPLEAAVALLRPPARRMPAWLTAIAWGVLSSAALVLSHR, encoded by the coding sequence TTGCGGGACTCCCTGACGATCCGTCGGCCGGAGTTCATGGTGGCGGCGTTCCCGATCGTGATGATCCCCACGCTGCTGATGGCCGCGGACTTCGGCGCCGTGGTCTCCTGGCGGTTCGTCGGCGCGTTCGTGCTGGCCTATCTGCTCTTCCAGTTCGGCGACATCATCAACTGCCTCGCCGATCGCGACCTCGACGCGAAGTACAAGGTACGGCTCTCCGGCGCCGTCCACCGGCTGGGCGTGGCCAATGTGCGCTGGCAGATGCGGCTCACCTGGCTGGCCGCGGTGGTGCTCGGCACCCTGCTGGCCGTGTGGACCCGACACTGGGACCTGATACCGCTGGTGGTGCTCGAACTGCTGTGGGCGGCGCAGTACTCGGTGCGACCGCTGCATCTGAAGGCGCGCGGGCTGTGGCAGGTGCTGACCCTGTGCGTCATCATCTTCACGCTGCCGATGCTGATCGTCACGCGGGTGTACGCCGCAGCGCCGCCCTGGGAGCTGCTGACGCTCATCGCCGGATACAGCGTGCTCCAGGAGGGCGTGATCCTGGTCAACACGGCCGAGGACATCCCCGAGGACGCCGAGGCCGGGCTGCGCACGTCCGCGCTGACGTTGGGGCTCGCCAACGCCGTCGCGGTGGGCGCGGCGATGGTGACGGTCGGCGGAGTCGCCTGCACGCTGTCGCTGCTCGCCCTGGGCGACCCGTCCTGGGGCCTGCTCGGGCTCGGGGTGGCGGCCGGTTGGGTGCTGTGGGAGCTGGCGGCGATCTGGATCGCCGTGCGGGGGAAGCCGCTGGAGGCCGCGGTGGCGCTGCTGCGGCCGCCGGCCCGGAGAATGCCGGCCTGGCTCACCGCGATCGCCTGGGGCGTGCTCTCCTCCGCGGCGCTGGTGCTCTCGCACCGCTGA
- a CDS encoding NAD(P)/FAD-dependent oxidoreductase: MTGHMQDQYDVVIMGGGPAGSTLAAFLRRDAGLSVAIMEREIFPREHIGESFAHPLVPVIQESGALEKVLESDCWIQKYGGVYNWGPGDPSAAYFEHAAVISDGVPRWSMHVNRAEFDHVLLNHAADCGADVFEGVEIATFEPAESGDDLCTVTFKDGRSVRARFFVDASGRQNNVAPLGERKRRDWLSGYKNIAIWSHFLDCEFTENLPGDWNIFRDRAWSPIGCFSFTDGWIWYIPTRQLVDGERKTVHSIGIVTNPAVLENKEKDYTDPTRFLETIRQVPLLKEMTQRARPVREHMLTATNYSRISERFASYEQGWLAVGDASYFVDPLFSSGASFAVTQAMGAALLLRSTFDPDLSEEVKHELWHDYDNEWRGMADTFALAIDQWYHAIGKYTPDSVYWNSKGSSPDLDIREKTFQALLNTALVPDLLRVMTHGSGEMEDLERDGPYMRAFGSAVADPAPDAVLTLAPNVAMRQTLGLDIPGFKGMELPQPYELPDEAKAAMAKYWEDPIANSHMAPAPLSEPVPCQRFHFTDGPDRMGVRALERDGGTGLWELLNEGSVRYGELCERLSPPQIQLVKRLVRAEMIHVS; this comes from the coding sequence TTGACAGGCCACATGCAGGACCAGTACGACGTCGTCATCATGGGAGGCGGTCCGGCCGGATCGACCTTGGCCGCCTTCCTCCGCCGCGACGCGGGGTTAAGCGTCGCGATCATGGAGCGGGAGATCTTCCCCCGCGAACACATCGGTGAGTCCTTCGCCCATCCGCTGGTTCCGGTCATCCAGGAGAGCGGCGCGCTGGAGAAGGTGCTCGAGAGCGACTGCTGGATCCAGAAGTACGGCGGGGTCTACAACTGGGGTCCCGGTGACCCCTCAGCCGCCTACTTCGAACATGCCGCGGTCATCTCCGACGGTGTTCCCCGCTGGTCCATGCATGTCAACCGGGCCGAGTTCGACCACGTCCTCCTCAACCACGCCGCCGACTGCGGCGCGGACGTCTTCGAGGGGGTGGAGATCGCCACCTTCGAGCCCGCCGAGTCCGGCGACGACCTGTGCACCGTGACGTTCAAGGACGGCCGGAGCGTCCGGGCACGGTTCTTCGTCGACGCCTCTGGCCGCCAGAACAACGTGGCTCCGCTCGGGGAGCGCAAGCGTCGGGACTGGCTCTCGGGCTACAAGAACATCGCGATCTGGTCGCACTTCCTGGACTGCGAGTTCACCGAGAACCTGCCCGGCGACTGGAACATCTTCCGCGACCGCGCCTGGTCGCCGATCGGCTGTTTCAGCTTCACCGACGGCTGGATCTGGTACATCCCCACCCGGCAGCTCGTCGACGGCGAGCGGAAGACGGTGCACTCCATCGGCATCGTCACCAACCCCGCCGTGCTGGAGAACAAGGAGAAGGACTACACCGATCCGACCCGCTTCCTGGAGACCATCCGGCAGGTGCCGCTGCTCAAGGAGATGACGCAGCGGGCCCGGCCGGTCCGGGAGCACATGCTCACCGCCACCAACTACTCACGGATCAGCGAGCGTTTCGCCTCCTACGAGCAGGGCTGGCTGGCCGTGGGCGACGCCTCGTACTTCGTGGACCCGCTGTTCTCCTCGGGCGCCTCGTTCGCGGTGACCCAGGCGATGGGGGCGGCGCTGCTGCTGCGGTCCACCTTCGACCCGGACCTCTCCGAAGAGGTCAAGCACGAGCTGTGGCACGACTACGACAACGAGTGGCGGGGCATGGCGGACACCTTCGCCCTCGCCATCGACCAGTGGTACCACGCCATCGGCAAGTACACCCCGGACAGCGTCTACTGGAACTCCAAGGGGTCGAGCCCGGACCTGGACATCCGGGAGAAGACCTTCCAGGCGCTGCTCAACACGGCCCTGGTGCCGGACCTGCTGCGGGTCATGACCCACGGCAGCGGTGAGATGGAGGACCTGGAGCGGGACGGCCCGTACATGCGGGCCTTCGGCAGCGCGGTGGCCGACCCGGCCCCGGACGCCGTGCTCACCCTCGCCCCGAACGTCGCCATGCGGCAGACCCTGGGCCTGGACATCCCGGGCTTCAAGGGCATGGAGCTGCCGCAGCCGTACGAGCTGCCGGATGAGGCCAAGGCCGCGATGGCGAAGTACTGGGAGGACCCGATAGCCAACTCCCACATGGCTCCCGCCCCGCTGTCCGAGCCCGTGCCGTGTCAGCGCTTCCACTTCACCGACGGCCCCGACCGTATGGGGGTCCGAGCGCTGGAGCGGGACGGCGGCACCGGTCTGTGGGAGCTGCTGAACGAGGGGTCGGTGCGCTACGGGGAGCTGTGTGAGCGGCTCAGCCCGCCGCAGATCCAGCTCGTCAAGCGCCTGGTGCGAGCAGAAATGATCCATGTGAGCTGA
- a CDS encoding TauD/TfdA family dioxygenase, giving the protein MPNPSDSAVTDLKRTPLSPFGVLLESPTGDADFRDIAPETLGQWTDEAKVVVLRGFKLLEKEDWVAYCETWGEILQWDFGAVLDLNIQEDPKNYLFARGSVPFHWDGAFAKATPHYFMFQCHEAPEAGGGETVFCDTRLVYQDASAELRQRWDDISITYRTDKLAHYGGKVTRPLVDVHPQSGEKVLRYAEPLPADKFLNPLSVEPEGIPEAEHEAFIEEIRDITHRPEYCYAHGWRSGDILIAENHSLIHGRNAFVGDSSRWLQRIQIL; this is encoded by the coding sequence ATGCCGAACCCGTCCGATAGCGCTGTCACCGACCTCAAGCGCACCCCGCTCAGCCCCTTCGGCGTGCTCCTCGAATCGCCGACCGGGGACGCCGATTTCCGCGACATCGCCCCGGAAACCCTCGGGCAGTGGACCGACGAGGCCAAGGTGGTCGTCCTCCGTGGCTTCAAGCTGCTGGAGAAGGAGGACTGGGTCGCCTATTGCGAGACCTGGGGCGAGATTCTGCAGTGGGACTTCGGCGCGGTCCTGGATCTGAACATCCAGGAGGACCCGAAGAACTATCTGTTCGCGCGCGGATCGGTGCCCTTCCACTGGGACGGCGCATTCGCCAAGGCCACCCCGCACTATTTCATGTTCCAGTGCCATGAGGCACCGGAGGCGGGTGGCGGGGAAACGGTCTTCTGCGACACCCGCCTGGTCTACCAGGATGCCAGCGCGGAACTTCGGCAGCGGTGGGACGACATCAGCATCACCTACCGGACCGACAAGCTCGCGCACTACGGCGGAAAGGTGACCCGGCCGCTCGTCGACGTCCATCCGCAGTCCGGTGAGAAGGTGCTTCGGTACGCCGAGCCGCTGCCCGCGGACAAGTTCCTCAATCCGCTCTCCGTGGAACCGGAGGGAATTCCGGAGGCGGAACACGAGGCATTCATCGAGGAGATCCGGGACATCACCCACCGTCCGGAATACTGCTATGCGCACGGATGGCGGAGCGGCGACATTCTCATCGCCGAGAACCACTCCCTGATCCATGGCCGGAACGCCTTCGTCGGCGATTCCTCCCGATGGTTGCAGCGCATCCAGATCCTCTAG
- a CDS encoding isocyanide synthase family protein: MSDLAAQILKHVFRFRRTQNPQDPCAENPCETCIDIHRDKLEYFLSQQLPIEFVILAFPAKSPNPNKVLGHLPDQGERLAVEFLQAFCEQLSHFHAPGARVRIASDGHVFGDLVRVPDETIDEYRAELVRMIETSGCENIDLYSLDDAFPPADYSLMREELTFKYATPLEELRRQVSTDQNAKYLFNGIHRFVFEDQSGLPENAGLSRNRMREQAKGTAYSVIQRSDAWSRLVAERFPRSLRLSIHPQQCHAEKIGFQLLQTSENWFTPWHSVALDDGSGFRLVRKETAEEMSATLVWRNKRPSHYVAPAPGSVGVSINAEPVR; the protein is encoded by the coding sequence ATGAGCGACCTTGCCGCCCAGATCCTTAAGCACGTCTTCCGGTTCCGCCGCACGCAGAATCCACAGGATCCGTGCGCCGAGAACCCCTGCGAGACATGCATCGACATTCACCGGGACAAGCTGGAGTACTTCCTCAGCCAGCAGTTACCCATAGAGTTCGTCATCCTCGCCTTCCCGGCCAAATCACCCAACCCCAACAAGGTCCTGGGCCATCTGCCCGACCAGGGCGAGCGACTCGCCGTTGAATTCCTGCAGGCGTTCTGCGAGCAGCTCAGCCACTTCCACGCCCCGGGCGCCCGGGTCCGAATAGCCTCCGACGGCCATGTGTTCGGCGACCTGGTGAGGGTCCCGGACGAGACCATCGATGAGTACCGCGCCGAACTGGTCCGAATGATCGAGACCTCCGGCTGCGAGAACATCGACCTGTACTCGCTCGACGACGCCTTCCCGCCGGCCGATTACTCGCTGATGCGCGAGGAATTGACGTTCAAGTACGCGACGCCGCTGGAAGAGCTCCGTCGTCAGGTCAGCACCGACCAGAACGCCAAGTACCTGTTCAACGGCATCCACCGGTTCGTCTTCGAAGACCAGTCCGGGCTCCCCGAGAACGCGGGGCTCAGCCGCAACCGGATGCGGGAGCAGGCCAAGGGCACCGCCTACTCCGTGATCCAGCGCAGCGACGCCTGGAGCCGTCTGGTCGCCGAGCGCTTCCCGCGCTCCCTGCGTCTCTCCATCCACCCGCAGCAGTGCCACGCCGAGAAGATCGGCTTCCAGCTGCTGCAGACCTCGGAGAACTGGTTCACCCCCTGGCACTCCGTCGCCCTCGACGACGGCAGCGGCTTCCGCCTGGTGCGGAAGGAGACGGCCGAGGAGATGTCGGCCACCCTCGTCTGGCGCAACAAGCGGCCGAGCCACTACGTCGCCCCCGCACCCGGTTCCGTAGGAGTCAGCATCAATGCCGAACCCGTCCGATAG